One genomic window of Sulfurovum lithotrophicum includes the following:
- the rpiB gene encoding ribose 5-phosphate isomerase B, whose protein sequence is MSKKFYIATDHAGYAVKAYVKELVTNLGHKIIDLGPDSADRVDYPDFAKKCTEAVIADQGSFGILICGTGIGMSIAANKVSGIRAALCHDHYTAQLTRQHNDANVLCFGERVVGKGVIEDIVEAFASTEFEGGRHATRIGKIEAGCSFGADLG, encoded by the coding sequence ATGTCAAAGAAATTCTACATCGCTACAGACCATGCAGGTTATGCTGTCAAAGCCTATGTCAAAGAACTCGTCACAAACCTCGGACATAAGATCATCGATCTTGGGCCGGACTCGGCCGACAGAGTGGACTACCCCGACTTCGCAAAGAAATGTACGGAGGCTGTTATTGCCGATCAGGGCAGTTTCGGTATCCTGATCTGCGGAACAGGCATCGGTATGTCCATAGCTGCCAACAAAGTATCAGGTATCCGCGCAGCCCTCTGCCACGACCACTACACTGCACAATTGACAAGACAGCACAATGACGCCAACGTACTCTGCTTCGGTGAACGCGTAGTCGGTAAAGGCGTCATCGAAGACATCGTAGAAGCATTCGCCTCCACAGAATTCGAAGGCGGACGTCACGCTACAAGAATAGGCAAAATAGAGGCCGGATGCTCCTTCGGTGCTGATCTGGGGTAA
- a CDS encoding site-2 protease family protein: MSEAEIIKIISMIIALMIAIIGHEIMHGWVAYKYGDNTAKSLGRLKINPLVHIDPVGSILVPGMLFFSGAPFIFGWAKPVPININTVMRNGGAGAAVAVSLAGITFNFALAAFCAVLFPMFAHPTSAFEAFIALLLYQSVVINVLLGVFNLWPIPPLDGANAIRYLAEGMHWKSFTAFYDKIYPYGMLILVAVLFTPVSNYLFQPVTWIVKWLL; this comes from the coding sequence ATGAGTGAAGCAGAGATCATAAAGATCATCAGTATGATCATCGCCCTGATGATCGCCATCATCGGGCATGAGATCATGCACGGATGGGTCGCCTATAAGTATGGAGATAATACAGCCAAAAGCCTCGGACGCCTCAAGATAAACCCTCTTGTACACATCGATCCTGTAGGCAGTATTCTCGTTCCCGGAATGCTCTTTTTCTCCGGGGCACCTTTCATCTTCGGCTGGGCAAAACCTGTTCCCATCAACATAAACACGGTCATGAGGAATGGTGGCGCAGGTGCAGCAGTCGCCGTTTCCCTTGCCGGGATCACCTTTAACTTTGCACTGGCCGCTTTCTGCGCCGTACTTTTCCCAATGTTCGCACATCCAACTTCCGCATTTGAAGCTTTCATCGCCCTGCTGCTCTATCAGAGTGTCGTCATCAACGTACTGCTCGGTGTTTTCAACCTCTGGCCCATCCCACCACTGGACGGGGCCAATGCCATCCGCTATCTCGCTGAAGGCATGCACTGGAAATCTTTTACGGCATTTTATGATAAAATATATCCCTATGGGATGCTGATACTCGTAGCGGTGCTTTTTACACCAGTTTCAAATTATCTGTTCCAGCCCGTTACATGGATCGTAAAATGGTTACTCTAA
- the lepB gene encoding signal peptidase I: MKKVLSSAYKFSSSWTGTIIIVLFLIFFVAQSFVIPSGSMKRTLLIGDFLFAKKFSYGIATPHLPWLEIPLLPDFNGNGHLIEGPKPQREDIVIFRYPKNEKIHYVKRCVAVGGDELIYADKKLLIHFHEGDAYIKKNYPQEKIKQLRGKLWVENPYMDKYPGIQYQPEGMNIFEALLQYYTYNKEIDMTPIMVDGLDSMVYEIGNNTINALYKKVEPDHFYMIGDNRDNSNDSRFWGSVPYRLIVGKPWLIYMSLEHRSYDQVLNGHGGGRDHAGLKRVCGNIAIDSKECEALWNKQRFTVRWGRVGRLIDSIQHEQPIQ, translated from the coding sequence TTGAAAAAAGTTCTCTCTTCAGCCTATAAGTTCTCCAGCTCATGGACCGGAACGATCATCATCGTTCTTTTCCTCATCTTTTTTGTTGCACAGTCTTTCGTCATTCCCAGCGGATCGATGAAACGGACCTTGTTGATCGGAGACTTCCTCTTTGCAAAGAAGTTCTCTTACGGCATCGCTACTCCGCATCTTCCCTGGCTTGAGATACCGCTTCTGCCGGATTTCAACGGGAATGGGCACCTCATTGAGGGACCAAAGCCCCAAAGAGAAGATATCGTGATCTTCCGTTATCCGAAAAATGAAAAGATCCACTATGTTAAACGCTGTGTGGCTGTCGGTGGTGATGAGCTCATCTATGCCGACAAAAAACTGCTGATCCATTTCCATGAGGGAGATGCGTATATCAAGAAGAACTATCCGCAAGAGAAGATCAAACAGCTCAGAGGAAAGCTCTGGGTGGAGAACCCCTATATGGACAAGTACCCTGGTATACAGTACCAGCCTGAAGGCATGAATATCTTTGAAGCCCTGCTGCAGTACTACACCTACAACAAAGAGATCGATATGACCCCGATCATGGTCGACGGGCTTGACAGTATGGTATATGAAATAGGAAACAACACGATCAACGCACTTTACAAAAAAGTAGAACCCGACCATTTCTACATGATAGGCGATAACCGTGACAACTCCAATGACAGTCGTTTCTGGGGTTCTGTACCCTACAGACTGATCGTCGGAAAGCCCTGGCTGATCTACATGAGTCTTGAGCACCGTTCCTATGACCAGGTACTGAATGGTCATGGCGGAGGAAGAGACCATGCCGGCCTCAAGAGAGTCTGCGGAAACATAGCCATCGACTCCAAGGAGTGTGAAGCACTCTGGAACAAGCAACGCTTTACCGTCCGCTGGGGACGTGTGGGAAGGCTGATCGATTCTATCCAGCATGAGCAGCCCATACAATAA
- the folD gene encoding bifunctional methylenetetrahydrofolate dehydrogenase/methenyltetrahydrofolate cyclohydrolase FolD: MQLIDGKSLAHKVQENVAKEVEELKQVKNIVPGLAVLLIGDDPASHAYVNMKAKACERVGFYSITHNMPDTISQDEIIATIEMMNANPRIDGILVQLPLPKHIDTDRILEVIDPKKDVDGFHAYNVGRLVTGLDSFVACTPLGVMKMFEEYDIDLQGKDVCVVGASNIVGKPMASLLLNANATVTITHIFTKDLKAHTSQADIVVVGVGVPGLIKEDMVKEGAIVIDIGINRIEDGSLVGDVDFKNVAPKCSYITPVPGGVGPMTIAMLLSNTLKSAKQRA; encoded by the coding sequence ATGCAACTTATCGATGGTAAAAGCCTGGCACATAAAGTACAGGAAAATGTGGCGAAAGAGGTAGAAGAACTCAAACAGGTGAAGAACATAGTTCCAGGCCTTGCAGTACTGCTCATCGGAGACGACCCGGCAAGCCATGCCTATGTCAATATGAAAGCCAAGGCCTGCGAAAGAGTCGGTTTCTACTCTATCACTCACAATATGCCAGACACTATCTCCCAGGATGAGATCATCGCTACCATTGAAATGATGAATGCCAATCCGCGCATCGACGGTATTTTGGTACAGCTTCCTTTGCCAAAACACATCGATACAGACAGAATACTTGAAGTGATCGACCCCAAAAAGGACGTAGACGGCTTTCATGCCTACAACGTCGGCCGTCTGGTGACAGGACTTGACAGTTTCGTTGCCTGTACACCGCTTGGCGTCATGAAAATGTTCGAAGAATACGACATTGACCTTCAGGGCAAAGATGTCTGTGTCGTAGGTGCCAGTAACATTGTGGGCAAACCCATGGCCAGCCTCCTGCTCAACGCCAATGCCACCGTGACCATCACCCATATCTTCACCAAAGACCTTAAAGCCCACACCAGCCAGGCAGATATCGTAGTGGTCGGCGTAGGCGTTCCCGGACTCATCAAGGAAGATATGGTCAAAGAGGGTGCCATCGTTATCGATATCGGTATCAATCGTATCGAGGACGGCTCACTTGTCGGTGATGTGGACTTCAAGAATGTCGCACCGAAATGTTCCTACATCACCCCCGTTCCGGGTGGCGTAGGACCGATGACCATTGCCATGCTTCTCTCCAACACACTCAAATCCGCCAAACAAAGGGCATAA